A window of the Gemmatirosa kalamazoonensis genome harbors these coding sequences:
- a CDS encoding O-antigen ligase family protein has protein sequence MAIASAAAAADVKLYWEKAWMAATALTVILVIRLLEVYAPLAALHPAVLGVFASVSVLLVRTPGKAWNTALRDRQLRATLFYCVIICLNVPFGLWRGGSMPTVNALPYLIALTVVMLLVQPKRQDLDRLMNWTVIFGGVFAAYTALIARTRFDVVGGARLSTYGSYDSNDLASMMSMLMLLAIGMAMRTRGRWRLAALGCLTIMFVVFVKTGSRGGVVAFALATSVLLLGQNIRRFVVLVLALGIALPAAWTFGPRTFRVRTMSLFTIEQDYTYTSHQGRIEIWKRGLGYFAESPILGVGPNNFPVRDGAALTQMGIPGSWLTAHNTYVQAMVEVGIFGIGGLLYMLYRAARDALPLYRPRSRGPTKLHRPEILAALISFATAAFFLSHAYSYLLFYAVGLCALARRVRAAEMAGATSALPRPVAQAPSRVLGRGRPAFRPRHAAIPPHRP, from the coding sequence GTGGCGATCGCATCCGCCGCGGCCGCCGCCGACGTGAAGCTGTACTGGGAGAAGGCGTGGATGGCCGCGACCGCGCTCACGGTCATCCTCGTCATTCGACTGCTCGAGGTGTATGCGCCGCTCGCGGCGCTGCATCCCGCGGTGCTCGGCGTGTTCGCGTCGGTCAGCGTGCTGCTGGTGCGCACACCCGGGAAGGCGTGGAACACGGCCCTGCGGGACCGGCAGCTGCGCGCGACGCTCTTCTACTGCGTCATCATCTGCCTGAACGTGCCGTTCGGGCTGTGGCGCGGCGGCTCGATGCCGACGGTCAACGCGCTGCCGTACCTGATCGCGCTCACCGTCGTGATGTTGCTCGTGCAGCCGAAGCGACAGGATCTCGATCGGCTCATGAACTGGACCGTGATCTTCGGCGGCGTGTTCGCCGCGTACACCGCCTTGATCGCGCGCACGCGCTTCGACGTCGTCGGCGGCGCGCGGCTCAGCACGTACGGCAGCTACGACTCGAACGACCTCGCATCGATGATGAGCATGCTCATGCTGCTCGCCATCGGCATGGCGATGCGGACGCGAGGCCGGTGGCGGCTCGCTGCCCTGGGCTGCCTCACGATCATGTTCGTGGTCTTCGTGAAGACCGGATCGCGCGGCGGCGTCGTGGCTTTCGCGCTGGCGACGTCGGTGCTGCTCCTCGGTCAGAACATCCGTCGGTTCGTCGTGCTCGTGCTCGCTCTCGGCATCGCGCTTCCGGCCGCGTGGACGTTCGGGCCGCGCACGTTCCGCGTCCGAACGATGTCCCTGTTCACGATCGAGCAGGATTACACCTACACCTCGCACCAGGGACGCATCGAGATCTGGAAGCGCGGCCTCGGCTACTTCGCCGAAAGCCCGATCCTCGGCGTCGGGCCGAACAACTTCCCGGTCCGCGACGGCGCCGCGCTCACGCAGATGGGCATTCCCGGGAGCTGGCTGACCGCGCACAACACCTACGTCCAGGCGATGGTGGAGGTAGGGATCTTCGGCATCGGCGGCCTGCTGTACATGCTCTATCGCGCGGCGCGAGACGCGCTGCCGCTGTACCGACCGCGCAGCCGGGGGCCGACGAAGCTGCACCGGCCGGAGATCCTCGCAGCGCTCATCTCCTTCGCCACGGCGGCGTTCTTCCTGTCGCACGCCTACTCGTACCTGCTGTTCTATGCGGTCGGGCTGTGCGCGCTGGCTCGTCGCGTCCGCGCGGCGGAGATGGCCGGCGCGACGAGCGCGCTGCCGCGCCCCGTCGCCCAGGCGCCGTCACGCGTCCTGGGTCGCGGCCGACCGGCCTTTCGGCCCCGTCACGCGGCGATTCCGCCGCATCGTCCGTAG
- a CDS encoding glycosyltransferase, translated as MSQNHRRPTAAAPHAVRDRVRLLFLIRELSVGGAERQLAALARGLDKARFDVTVAAMYAGGGMWEDLARSENVRLVSLDKGGRWDTLAFARRLIGLAREIRPHLVHGYMIPANELSLLAGRAVGAKVAWGIRISDQDFSRYTTFRRVVHRTGTRLSRFPDLLIANSHAGRASHIAEGYPAENFIVIPNGIDVEAFRPDAEAGARWRAANGIDAAETVIGLPARLDPMKDHHSFLAAVARLSADLGARTPLFVCAGNGEPAFRAELEAEARRLGVAERVRWMPAVREVTGLYNGVDLVTSASAFGEGFPNVLGEAMACGTPCVAATSGDAAAVIGDTGVAVPPRDPPALATGWRTLLAMRPEERRALGARARERIATEYTIARLVERSSRAFEAVVRGEHAVGVSAA; from the coding sequence TTGTCGCAGAATCACCGCCGCCCCACCGCCGCCGCACCCCACGCCGTACGCGACCGGGTGCGCCTCCTGTTCCTGATCCGGGAGCTGTCCGTCGGCGGTGCGGAGCGCCAGCTCGCGGCGCTCGCGCGGGGGCTCGACAAGGCTCGCTTCGACGTGACCGTCGCGGCCATGTACGCGGGCGGCGGCATGTGGGAGGACCTCGCGCGCAGCGAGAACGTCCGCCTGGTGTCGCTCGACAAGGGAGGCCGCTGGGACACGCTCGCGTTCGCGCGCCGACTGATCGGGCTCGCGCGCGAGATCCGCCCGCACCTCGTGCACGGCTACATGATCCCGGCGAACGAGCTGTCGCTGCTCGCCGGGCGTGCGGTGGGAGCCAAGGTCGCGTGGGGGATCCGCATCTCCGACCAGGATTTCTCACGCTACACGACGTTCCGCCGCGTGGTGCACCGGACAGGAACGCGCCTGTCGCGCTTCCCCGACCTGCTCATCGCGAACTCGCACGCCGGCCGCGCGTCGCACATCGCCGAGGGCTATCCGGCGGAGAACTTCATCGTGATCCCGAACGGGATCGACGTCGAGGCGTTCCGGCCGGACGCGGAGGCTGGGGCGCGGTGGCGCGCCGCGAATGGCATCGACGCGGCGGAGACGGTCATCGGCCTCCCCGCGCGGCTCGACCCGATGAAGGACCACCACTCGTTCCTCGCCGCCGTCGCGCGGCTCTCGGCTGACCTGGGCGCGCGCACGCCTCTCTTCGTGTGCGCCGGCAACGGCGAGCCTGCGTTCCGTGCGGAGCTCGAGGCGGAGGCCCGCCGGCTCGGCGTCGCGGAGCGCGTCCGGTGGATGCCCGCCGTCCGCGAGGTGACGGGGCTCTACAACGGGGTCGATCTCGTCACCAGCGCGTCGGCGTTCGGCGAGGGGTTCCCGAACGTGCTCGGCGAGGCGATGGCGTGCGGCACGCCGTGCGTGGCGGCGACGAGCGGCGACGCGGCGGCGGTCATCGGCGACACGGGCGTCGCCGTGCCGCCGCGCGATCCACCGGCCCTCGCCACGGGGTGGCGGACGCTGCTCGCCATGCGGCCGGAGGAGCGTCGCGCGCTCGGGGCGCGGGCCCGCGAGCGGATCGCCACCGAGTACACGATCGCGCGGCTCGTCGAGCGCTCCAGCCGGGCGTTCGAGGCGGTGGTGCGCGGCGAGCACGCGGTCGGCGTGAGCGCCGCGTGA
- a CDS encoding glycosyltransferase: MPASSPRITVVVPVFNKRALLEPTLEALFRAAERRDDVEVVLVDNGSTDGAFDLVQAHAGRAVVHQMRGTISALRNWGARRGRGELLSFIDSDVVVPEDYFDRLVAVFAEGRARAVGCEYHLPDHPAVIERVWHELTVREDDAFRHYLNAGNFAITRALFERVGGFPEHLVTGEDVELCAAVRASGEPIYQSQALAAQHLGNAKTVGAFYRRLRWHAQGISDGRRVNLSQKPTIMMLVNVGLLALALLVAVLPLPLSGAARVGVSAALLLFVPLLTYAFRVAQVRRLVNLPVALLLVELFYAARFAAMVDALRTMRRNRRVTGPKGRSAATQDA; the protein is encoded by the coding sequence ATGCCCGCGTCTTCGCCGCGCATCACGGTCGTCGTTCCCGTGTTCAACAAGCGGGCACTGCTCGAGCCGACTCTCGAGGCGCTGTTCCGCGCCGCCGAGCGTCGCGACGACGTCGAGGTCGTGCTGGTCGACAACGGGTCGACCGACGGCGCGTTCGACCTCGTCCAGGCACACGCGGGCCGTGCCGTCGTCCACCAGATGCGCGGTACGATCTCGGCGCTGCGCAACTGGGGCGCTCGGCGGGGGCGTGGCGAGCTGCTCTCGTTCATCGACTCCGACGTCGTCGTCCCGGAGGACTACTTCGACCGTCTGGTGGCCGTCTTCGCCGAAGGGCGCGCGCGGGCGGTCGGCTGCGAGTACCACCTCCCGGACCACCCGGCCGTGATCGAGCGGGTGTGGCACGAGCTGACCGTGCGTGAAGACGACGCGTTCCGGCACTACCTGAACGCCGGCAATTTCGCGATCACGCGCGCGCTGTTCGAGCGGGTCGGCGGATTTCCCGAGCATCTCGTGACGGGCGAGGACGTCGAGCTCTGCGCCGCCGTGCGCGCGTCGGGGGAGCCGATCTATCAGAGCCAGGCGCTCGCCGCGCAGCACCTCGGCAACGCGAAGACGGTCGGCGCGTTCTACCGACGGCTTCGGTGGCACGCCCAGGGGATCAGCGACGGTCGGCGCGTGAACCTCTCGCAGAAGCCGACGATCATGATGCTCGTGAACGTCGGCCTGCTCGCGCTCGCGCTCCTCGTGGCCGTGCTCCCGCTCCCGCTGAGCGGCGCAGCGCGGGTCGGAGTGAGCGCCGCGCTGCTGCTGTTCGTGCCGCTGCTGACGTACGCGTTCCGTGTCGCGCAGGTGCGCCGACTCGTGAACCTTCCGGTTGCCCTGCTCCTCGTCGAGCTGTTCTACGCCGCCCGCTTCGCCGCGATGGTCGACGCGCTACGGACGATGCGGCGGAATCGCCGCGTGACGGGGCCGAAAGGCCGGTCGGCCGCGACCCAGGACGCGTGA
- a CDS encoding glycosyltransferase: protein MLLLALGLAAIPAAVLLFVLAGYPLLVRLRATGRQAPSDVAIARAKVEPAAELPEISVVVATRDAPQVVAARVRNLRASAYPADRMEVVVSVDARAAEPLSAYVDAVNGQATVVRGDEPGGKAAGLNAGVRAARGSVLVFADSQQSFSPNTITDLVTGLRGEGVGAVGGRIVSAKDDPLMDRYWEYEVAIRRRQAAIHSIICVSGAVYALRRELWRPMPPALICDDLFVTQGLVLRGWRVGFCETARAEDPREFTRQQHFDRKVRTLTGLIQLCVWEPAVLLPWRNAMWIDFAIHKLTRIIIPYLALLSLVGIAWTAYLVLGGLVVLAAAVVTALVAALVLLRRPALGTSALWAGRLFMVPLIATANALRGRWHVWASHAAREADTRPPAPAARTLS, encoded by the coding sequence ATGCTCCTTCTTGCTCTCGGGTTGGCCGCCATTCCGGCCGCCGTGCTGCTCTTCGTGCTCGCCGGCTACCCGCTCCTGGTCCGTCTGCGCGCGACCGGACGCCAGGCGCCGTCCGACGTCGCGATCGCGCGCGCGAAGGTCGAGCCGGCCGCGGAGCTGCCCGAAATCTCGGTCGTCGTCGCCACGCGGGATGCGCCGCAGGTGGTGGCTGCCCGCGTGCGAAACCTCCGCGCCTCCGCCTATCCGGCCGATCGGATGGAGGTCGTGGTGTCCGTCGACGCCCGTGCCGCGGAGCCGCTCTCGGCGTACGTGGACGCCGTGAACGGACAGGCGACCGTCGTCCGAGGCGACGAGCCGGGCGGGAAGGCGGCCGGGCTGAATGCCGGGGTGCGTGCGGCGCGCGGCTCCGTCCTCGTCTTCGCGGACTCGCAGCAGTCCTTCTCGCCGAACACGATCACCGACCTCGTCACCGGTCTCCGCGGTGAGGGGGTCGGTGCCGTCGGCGGCCGCATCGTCTCGGCGAAGGACGATCCGCTGATGGATCGGTACTGGGAATACGAGGTCGCCATCCGCCGCCGGCAGGCTGCGATCCACAGCATCATCTGCGTCTCCGGGGCCGTCTACGCGCTCCGCCGGGAGCTCTGGCGGCCCATGCCGCCGGCACTGATCTGCGACGACCTGTTCGTGACGCAGGGCCTCGTGTTGCGCGGGTGGCGCGTCGGGTTCTGCGAGACGGCGCGCGCCGAGGACCCGCGAGAGTTCACCCGGCAGCAGCACTTCGACCGGAAGGTCCGCACGCTCACGGGCCTCATCCAACTCTGCGTGTGGGAGCCGGCCGTGCTGCTGCCGTGGCGCAACGCGATGTGGATCGACTTCGCCATCCACAAGCTCACGCGCATCATCATCCCGTACCTGGCGTTGCTGTCGCTCGTCGGCATCGCGTGGACGGCGTACCTCGTGCTCGGCGGGCTGGTGGTGCTCGCGGCGGCCGTGGTGACGGCGCTGGTCGCCGCGCTCGTGCTGCTGCGCCGCCCCGCGCTCGGCACGTCCGCGCTGTGGGCGGGGCGGCTGTTCATGGTGCCCCTCATCGCGACCGCGAACGCACTTCGCGGCCGCTGGCATGTCTGGGCGTCGCACGCGGCGCGCGAGGCGGACACGAGGCCGCCGGCGCCCGCGGCGAGGACGCTCAGCTGA
- a CDS encoding Ig-like domain-containing protein — protein sequence MPLSESRLLIAAPIAVCIALAAACDSTPTALAARAVPSRLTLASASRLELTFLAGDVDTTTWTVRLGGAANFAAVAYDSSNNKFAVSGAVYHSSDDSVLAVDSTTGQLLAVHLGAASVVATVNGISGSSPVITVVDTVAPPPDSTPAPPDSTPAPPDSTATPPQPSPDSTFVAPGSGQVALMVQRFDGGSGVVTVSNGIPLTKGLANESNLGQFHVRVNGAEQAVYVRPLAGHFKDGSLRAVLVQFDYDVPASGAIPATLVIGGGPRTQPDLAARPTQQVPAAAALPTDPNYLAASRWGGVLYAARPPAPSVLAAQFDADYARLEAADWSKCGPRWGCNRTAGYDRAYILYQAWQRTANPTYWYHATAAAADYVKGYIVPSGAPTAWWAQSEGMAVHYWATGDEMSRYQLRKMAEMLAWMVRPGFSAYIGGTYGDDRFRAKAMMAALDAAMLEISTQPADAGNYYKSVGAANTYYASYLTPSTLGTWVTAVLGTQRTDGQFGGRYYSYGTWSPDSGGQSNYMVGMLLSALIRYYEEVTPDPRIPDAVKKCIDDMWTREWEPSQLAFEYHSLRGTDEGAKVAAHPNPEPGLNGFMAHPFAWYARVTGDGSYDAKVDQILAGLAQPVSRNWWASSPKAFDEAFSHLFNTLAYRAGLR from the coding sequence ATGCCCCTGTCGGAGTCTCGCCTGCTGATCGCCGCGCCCATCGCCGTGTGCATCGCGCTCGCCGCGGCATGCGACTCGACACCGACCGCGCTCGCCGCGCGCGCCGTGCCGTCCCGGCTCACGCTGGCCTCGGCGAGCCGTCTCGAGCTCACGTTCCTCGCCGGCGACGTCGACACCACCACCTGGACGGTCCGGCTCGGCGGTGCGGCGAACTTCGCCGCCGTCGCCTACGATAGCAGCAACAACAAGTTCGCCGTGTCCGGGGCGGTGTATCACAGCTCCGACGACTCGGTGCTCGCCGTCGACTCGACGACCGGGCAGCTGCTCGCCGTGCACCTCGGCGCCGCCTCGGTCGTCGCCACCGTGAACGGGATCTCGGGGTCGAGCCCGGTGATCACCGTGGTCGACACGGTCGCGCCGCCGCCCGACTCGACGCCCGCACCGCCGGATTCGACACCCGCGCCGCCGGACTCGACCGCGACGCCCCCTCAGCCATCCCCCGACTCCACGTTCGTCGCCCCGGGTAGTGGGCAGGTCGCGCTGATGGTGCAGCGCTTCGATGGCGGGAGCGGAGTCGTGACGGTCTCGAACGGCATCCCCCTCACGAAGGGCCTCGCGAACGAGTCGAACCTCGGGCAGTTCCACGTGCGCGTGAATGGCGCCGAGCAGGCCGTATACGTGCGGCCGCTCGCCGGCCACTTCAAGGACGGCTCGCTGCGCGCCGTCCTCGTGCAGTTCGACTACGACGTCCCGGCGAGCGGTGCGATCCCGGCCACGCTCGTGATCGGCGGCGGGCCGCGTACGCAGCCCGACCTTGCGGCGCGTCCCACGCAGCAGGTGCCCGCGGCGGCCGCGCTCCCGACAGACCCGAACTACCTCGCGGCGAGCCGGTGGGGTGGTGTGCTGTACGCCGCGCGCCCTCCCGCGCCGTCGGTGCTCGCCGCGCAGTTCGATGCGGACTATGCCCGTCTCGAGGCCGCCGACTGGTCCAAGTGCGGGCCCCGGTGGGGATGTAACCGGACGGCGGGCTACGACCGCGCGTACATCCTGTACCAGGCGTGGCAGCGCACTGCGAATCCCACGTACTGGTATCACGCGACCGCCGCGGCCGCCGACTACGTGAAGGGCTATATCGTGCCGAGCGGGGCGCCGACGGCGTGGTGGGCCCAGTCCGAGGGTATGGCGGTGCACTACTGGGCGACCGGCGACGAGATGAGCCGCTACCAGCTGCGCAAGATGGCGGAGATGCTCGCCTGGATGGTCCGCCCCGGCTTCTCGGCCTACATCGGCGGCACGTACGGCGACGATCGCTTCCGCGCCAAGGCCATGATGGCGGCGCTCGACGCGGCGATGCTCGAGATCTCCACGCAGCCCGCCGACGCGGGGAACTACTACAAGTCGGTCGGCGCGGCGAACACCTACTACGCGTCGTACCTCACGCCGTCGACGCTGGGCACGTGGGTGACCGCGGTGCTCGGCACCCAGCGGACGGACGGGCAGTTCGGCGGCCGCTACTACAGCTACGGCACGTGGAGCCCGGATTCGGGCGGCCAGTCGAACTACATGGTCGGCATGCTGCTCTCGGCGCTCATCCGCTACTACGAGGAGGTCACGCCGGACCCGCGTATCCCGGATGCGGTCAAGAAGTGCATCGACGACATGTGGACGCGCGAGTGGGAGCCGTCGCAGCTGGCGTTCGAGTATCACAGCCTCCGCGGCACCGACGAAGGCGCGAAGGTCGCCGCGCATCCGAACCCGGAGCCCGGGCTGAACGGGTTCATGGCGCATCCCTTCGCCTGGTACGCGCGCGTGACGGGGGACGGCAGCTACGACGCGAAGGTCGATCAGATTCTCGCTGGTCTCGCGCAGCCGGTCAGCCGCAACTGGTGGGCGAGCTCGCCGAAGGCGTTCGACGAGGCCTTCTCGCACCTCTTCAACACGCTCGCCTATCGTGCCGGGTTACGCTGA
- a CDS encoding NAD-dependent epimerase/dehydratase family protein has translation MHYLVTGGSGFIGRYVCERLAARGDRFTILDLVPPDADAPAAARFVQGDVRDERAVRAALEGCDAVFHLAAAHHDFGIARDTYFDVNERGTALLCDAMDDVGLPELCFYSSVAIYGDAPEPHHEDSPTAPNNNYGASKLAGERVVRRWTERGDGRRALVIRPTITFGRRNYANMYSLIRQIAGGTFLPVGAMENVKSLSYVENLVDATLFLWDRRDRGAFEAYNWVEKPDMSSRQIADAIYASLGRTAPAWSVPLPLALALATPFDLVIKLTGRNLPVSSMRIRKLASEQTKFESDKARAAGFVPRHTLREGIEAMVRWFVAEGRSRRPVWRVPPAVPPAFAVHPGGSRADGPIDVRSPAPLT, from the coding sequence ATGCACTATCTCGTCACCGGTGGCTCGGGCTTCATCGGGCGCTACGTGTGCGAGCGCCTCGCAGCCCGCGGCGACCGGTTCACCATACTCGACCTCGTGCCGCCGGACGCCGACGCGCCCGCGGCCGCGCGCTTCGTGCAGGGCGACGTGCGCGACGAGCGGGCGGTGCGCGCCGCGCTCGAGGGGTGCGACGCCGTCTTCCACCTCGCCGCGGCGCACCACGACTTCGGCATCGCCCGCGACACGTACTTCGACGTCAACGAGCGCGGGACCGCGCTGCTGTGCGACGCGATGGACGACGTGGGGCTGCCGGAGCTCTGCTTCTACTCGAGCGTCGCGATCTACGGCGACGCCCCGGAGCCGCATCACGAGGACTCGCCGACGGCGCCGAACAACAACTACGGCGCGTCGAAGCTCGCCGGCGAGCGCGTGGTGCGCCGCTGGACGGAGCGCGGCGACGGGCGGCGCGCGCTCGTCATCCGGCCGACGATCACGTTCGGGCGGCGGAACTACGCCAACATGTACTCGCTCATCCGCCAGATCGCGGGCGGCACGTTCCTCCCCGTCGGCGCGATGGAGAACGTGAAGAGCCTCTCCTACGTCGAGAACCTCGTCGACGCGACGCTGTTCCTCTGGGACAGGCGCGACCGCGGCGCGTTCGAGGCGTACAACTGGGTGGAGAAGCCGGACATGTCGAGCCGCCAGATCGCGGACGCGATCTACGCGTCGCTCGGCCGCACCGCGCCCGCGTGGTCGGTGCCGCTGCCGCTCGCGCTCGCGCTCGCGACGCCGTTCGATCTCGTCATCAAGCTGACCGGGCGCAACCTGCCGGTGTCGTCGATGCGCATCCGGAAGCTCGCGAGCGAGCAGACGAAGTTCGAGTCGGACAAGGCACGCGCGGCGGGCTTCGTGCCGCGCCACACGCTCCGCGAGGGCATCGAGGCGATGGTGCGCTGGTTCGTGGCGGAAGGGCGGAGCCGGCGCCCGGTGTGGCGCGTGCCGCCGGCCGTGCCGCCCGCGTTCGCCGTGCACCCCGGCGGCTCGCGGGCCGACGGCCCGATCGACGTCCGGTCCCCCGCCCCACTGACATGA
- a CDS encoding glycosyltransferase family 4 protein, with amino-acid sequence MTSGTVTGPAESRGAPAREVRRLAGGRPLRIVLASETEVIGGAEMMLLHLTRTLQARGHEVHFVSPLHKRDWLGERLRELGTATHSVEFRRALDPAAVRQLRTIVRRVDADVVHSHMFGMAVYGTAATRLTRVPHVISMHGTGHETAERRRRIALRWAFRQSDVVIAVSRGLREELRGLLGRSAADRMRILYNGVPDVRGDGTAIRRELALAPHELLVVAVGNLFHNKAHLNLLKALAQLPPELPWRVAIAGREEEATDDLRAFIAAQGWERRAHLLGSRRDVTDLLAAADVYAMPSLREALPMSLLEAMMSGTPVIASQVGGIPEVVTDGVDGLLVPPGDVSALAAAVRRLLGDRDLRASVGAAGRTRALADFSLQAMTEAHEAVYDEVARRGAGRPSTAPGSR; translated from the coding sequence GTGACGTCGGGCACCGTCACGGGGCCAGCCGAATCGCGCGGCGCGCCCGCCCGCGAGGTCCGCCGCCTGGCGGGCGGCCGACCGCTGCGGATCGTGCTCGCATCGGAGACGGAGGTGATCGGCGGCGCCGAGATGATGCTCCTCCACCTCACGCGCACGCTGCAGGCGCGCGGGCACGAGGTGCATTTCGTGTCGCCGCTCCACAAGCGCGACTGGCTCGGCGAGCGGCTGCGCGAGCTCGGCACGGCGACGCACTCCGTCGAGTTCCGCCGGGCGCTCGATCCGGCCGCAGTGCGGCAGCTCCGGACGATCGTGCGGCGTGTGGATGCCGACGTGGTGCACAGCCACATGTTCGGCATGGCGGTCTACGGCACCGCGGCCACGCGTCTCACGAGGGTGCCGCACGTCATCTCGATGCACGGCACGGGGCACGAGACGGCCGAGCGACGGCGGCGGATCGCGCTCCGCTGGGCGTTCCGACAGAGCGATGTGGTGATCGCCGTCTCGCGTGGGCTGCGCGAGGAGCTGCGCGGCCTGCTCGGTCGCTCCGCGGCGGATCGCATGCGCATCCTGTACAACGGTGTTCCCGACGTGCGCGGCGACGGGACCGCGATTCGGCGGGAACTCGCGTTGGCGCCGCACGAGCTGCTCGTGGTTGCCGTCGGGAACCTGTTTCACAACAAGGCGCACCTCAACCTGCTGAAGGCGCTCGCTCAGCTTCCTCCCGAGCTGCCGTGGCGGGTCGCCATCGCGGGTCGCGAGGAGGAAGCGACGGACGACCTCCGCGCGTTCATCGCCGCCCAGGGGTGGGAGCGGCGCGCGCACCTGCTCGGCAGCCGGCGGGACGTGACGGATCTGCTGGCGGCCGCCGACGTGTACGCGATGCCGTCGCTACGCGAGGCTTTACCGATGTCGCTCCTCGAAGCCATGATGAGTGGGACGCCGGTCATCGCGTCGCAGGTCGGCGGCATTCCCGAGGTCGTGACGGACGGCGTCGACGGGCTGCTCGTGCCGCCGGGCGACGTGTCTGCCCTGGCCGCAGCGGTGCGCCGGCTCCTCGGCGATCGCGATCTGCGCGCCAGCGTGGGCGCCGCCGGTCGGACACGCGCGCTCGCCGACTTCAGCCTGCAGGCGATGACCGAAGCGCACGAGGCGGTGTACGACGAGGTCGCTCGGCGCGGTGCCGGTCGCCCGTCGACCGCACCCGGATCGCGTTGA
- a CDS encoding CheR family methyltransferase, protein MKVPTAREFFFPSRPLSPAEQVDVETRFFRALRLPNGTYKTTYANRLPDVDAALCDLLEADGAASATTPVRVLDVGVSSGMTTLELVQAMEARGIPRQVVAVDLTVNAYLHRAFGVADLLCDPSGQVLQIALPFAAKGRPHDPRGSFPRRALQSAFELAERWVGGPNRARVGRLVQLISPRLRERSDVTVVEHDLTRANAAWDGQFDVVRAANILNLDYFDEATLARMVGYLRRALRPGGILVVARTHDDTRRNHATLFRLVDDGLHPVRRIGDGSEIERIALVPAGVS, encoded by the coding sequence ATGAAGGTCCCAACCGCCCGCGAGTTCTTCTTCCCGTCGCGCCCCCTCTCGCCGGCCGAGCAGGTCGACGTCGAGACGCGCTTCTTCCGGGCCCTGCGACTTCCCAACGGGACGTACAAGACCACGTACGCCAACCGGCTCCCGGACGTCGACGCAGCGCTGTGTGACTTGCTCGAGGCCGACGGCGCGGCCTCGGCGACGACGCCCGTGCGCGTGCTCGACGTCGGTGTCTCGTCGGGGATGACGACGCTGGAGCTCGTGCAGGCGATGGAGGCGCGCGGCATTCCGCGCCAGGTCGTCGCGGTGGACCTCACCGTCAACGCGTACCTCCACCGCGCGTTCGGCGTCGCGGACCTGCTCTGCGATCCGAGCGGCCAGGTGCTGCAGATCGCGCTGCCGTTCGCCGCGAAGGGACGCCCGCACGATCCCCGCGGCTCGTTCCCTCGGCGCGCGCTGCAGTCGGCGTTCGAGCTCGCCGAGCGCTGGGTGGGTGGCCCGAACCGGGCGCGCGTGGGGCGCCTCGTACAGCTCATCTCCCCGCGCCTGCGCGAGCGCAGCGACGTGACCGTCGTGGAGCACGACCTGACGCGCGCCAACGCGGCATGGGACGGGCAGTTCGACGTGGTCCGCGCGGCGAACATCCTGAACCTCGACTACTTCGACGAGGCGACGCTCGCCCGCATGGTCGGGTATCTGCGCCGCGCCCTCCGGCCCGGCGGCATCCTCGTCGTGGCGCGGACGCACGACGACACCCGCCGGAACCACGCGACGCTTTTCCGCCTGGTCGACGACGGCCTGCATCCGGTGCGACGGATCGGCGACGGCTCGGAGATCGAGAGGATCGCCCTCGTGCCGGCCGGCGTCTCGTGA